One segment of Panicum virgatum strain AP13 chromosome 3K, P.virgatum_v5, whole genome shotgun sequence DNA contains the following:
- the LOC120699363 gene encoding uncharacterized protein LOC120699363, which yields MATRSQQPPPPPPEKPQAPASGTTIRSLGDDLLLEIFLRLPSLPRLVRAALAVRSSPAFRRRFAALRPPPLLGIFFDYVGADMPSFRPVRRSSDPDLAAAARGADVFLTRVPGHDDASPGWQIAECRSGSLLLLNQSTEQMAVYNPLSRALDLFPTPPDELSDGCRGECVYVDPFLLSSDGIPGSFRVVTVCHDKRRLRAAVFSSGSRAWQILPWSKPAPAQPSGKKYWLLWGRQVNGNLYWSHAKQACQVVLDTATLQFSFIDLPEQLKGKGHLYMTGEAKDGRPCIVSAADFTLSIWFRRADADGVEMWMLDSVIPLKEEVLQATNGSLDYHVGLKVVSILDGVVYLSTFETFIDATIPCWYLSFCLETRKLEKIFYKNDDGHEHPYIMAWPTFVVSNNGSP from the coding sequence ATGGCCACCCGCTCGcagcaaccgccgccgccgccgccggaaaaACCCCAAGCCCCGGCCTCCGGCACCACCATACGCTCCCTCGGCGACGACCTCCTCCTTGAGATCTTCCTCCGCCTGCCCTCCCTCCCGAGACTCGtccgcgccgcgctcgccgtccgctcctcccccgccttccgccgccgcttcgccgCGCTCCGCCCGCCCCCTCTCCTGGGCATCTTCTTCGACTACGTTGGCGCCGATATGCCCTCGTTCAGGCCCGTTCGCCGCAGCTCGGacccggacctcgccgccgccgcccgcggcgccgACGTCTTCCTCACCCGCGTCCCCGGCCACGACGACGCCTCCCCCGGGTGGCAGATCGCGGAGTGCCGCAGCGGATCCCTCCTTCTCCTCAACCAGAGTACCGAGCAGATGGCTGTCTACAACCCCCTCTCCCGGGCCCTGGATCTCTTCCCCACGCCGCCAGACGAGTTGTCCGACGGCTGCCGCGGCGAGTGCGTCTACGTGGATCCCTTCTTGCTCTCCTCCGACGGGATCCCCGGATCATTCCGCGTGGTCACCGTCTGCCACGACAAGCGGCGGTTGCGCGCCGCCGTCTTCTCGTCGGGCTCCAGGGCGTGGCAGATTCTCCCCTGGTCCAAGCCCGCGCCGGCGCAGCCATCAGGCAAGAAGTACTGGCTCCTCTGGGGCAGACAGGTGAATGGGAATCTGTACTGGTCACACGCGAAGCAGGCTTGCCAGGTGGTGCTGGACACGGCAACGCTGCAATTCTCCTTCATTGATCTGCCGGAGCAATTGAAGGGGAAGGGGCACCTCTACATGACCGGGGAAGCCAAGGATGGCAGGCCCTGTATCGTCTCCGCAGCCGATTTCACATTGTCCATTTGGTTCAGGAGAGCAGATGCTGATGGTGTTGAGATGTGGATGCTTGACAGTGTGATCCCGTTGAAGGAAGAGGTTCTTCAGGCTACCAATGGCTCACTGGATTATCATGTTGGCCTTAAAGTAGTTTCAATTCTGGACGGCGTTGTCTACCTGTCAACCTTTGAGACATTTATAGATGCTACTATACCTTGCTGGTACCTGTCTTTCTGCCTGGAAACAAGGAAGCTGGAAAAGATCTTCTATAAAAATGATGACGGGCATGAGCATCCTTAC